The Clostridium botulinum BKT015925 genome includes the window TGTTATTCGCATCTTGTAATATTTTCTCCGAATCTTCTTCCATCTCCTCACATGAACTTAAAACTTCTTGTATTGATGCTGATTCTTCTTCTACTGTTTCAGATAACGCCTGTCCTGAACTAGTTAAAATATTTACAAATTCTTTAATACTTATAAACATTTTTTCTATTTGATTGTTTTTTTCTATTAATTTTATTTCATTTTTCTCTACTCCATTTAATAGCTTTGACGCAAAGTATGTTATCATAAAAATTCCTGCAGTTGAAAGTCCCATAGATATTATTCGCATAGTCAACTCTGGTATAAGTTGTTCTTTATTAGGTAAAATATCTGGTTTACCAATAAACAAAACTATTTGACATACAATACTTAAACCTATTGATATAAGCGTCATGTTAATGTCTAAAAACAATGATCCTATTATTATAAAATAAAACACACATAATTGAAATTCTTTAGTTGGTATCATAAAATTCATACATAAATAATTTATATATGTAAGTACAAGTATTATTCCCTTCATTGTTTTGAAATTATTTTTTATTATTTTATCGTTTACTAAAGTTCTTTTATATGATGTTATCAAAATAATTATTTCTAATATAGCTACTATACTAAATTTAAATACATTACTCCATGTCATAGTATCATAAGCATTCATTAATTTAGCTGTAAAGAAAATTACTATGGCACATAGAATACTTATACAATATATTGCAATAACAAATTTTAATGTTTTAGTCTGATATATTTCAACAATAGTTTTTTCGTTTTCCATAACTTTTCCTCCTTACAATATGATACATAACCAATTTTATAAACTAATTTTTTACCATCTATAAAGTAATGCAGACATACTATATCCTCCCGCTACAGAGCAAAATACGCATAAATCTCCTTTTTTAAATGAGCTTTCCTTTAGTTTATCATCCAATGCCATTACAGGACTCGTAGGTCCAGTATATCCATATTTATCTCCTATAAAAATTGCTCTATCCTGTTTAACGTTTAAATTATTCATTGTAGTTATTACTTCTTCTTTTGAGAATTGTGACATAAAATAATGTTCTATATTTTCAGGTTTTAGATCATGCTCTTTTAATAAATTTGTTATAAGTTTTGTCCAATTTTTAGAAAGGAAATCTACTGAAAATGGCTTCCAAGACATCTTTCTTTCATATCCATTTATATTTTCATTAGGTATATTTGATAATCCACATGCTGGAAATCTTATTGTTTCATTATAGCTATCATCAGTAAATGCTCTAGAACCTAAAAATCCACGTTCTTCCTGTTCTTCTCTAGCTTCAAGTATCATAGCTGCAGAACCATCCCCGATAGTAGAGTATACTATTATGTCATCTTCACGAGCAAAAGGACTAATTAATAATGACCCCACTACAAGAACTCTTTTATAATTTTTATCTGTTTTTAAAAATTTACTAGCTATATCTATAGCATGTAACATTCCTATGCAATCACAATTCACATCAAATACTGTTTTAACATTTTTAGCACCTAACTTATTTCTAATTATAAGTGCACAACATGGTGTTAAATATTCTGGTGTATCGCTAGCTGATATAATCATATCTATATCTTCTACAGACAAATTTGCCTTTTTCAAAGCATCTTTCGCTGCTGAAACGGACATTGTTATTCCATTTTCATTATGCTTTGCTAACGTTAACTTTTTTCTTCCTAATTTATTCATAAGTGTTTCAGCTTTATGGTGTAAATTAAATTCTTTAAAATGTTCTATAAAATGCTCATTTTCAACTACTTTTTTAGGATGATAACTTCCAACCCCTATCATATGTACATTGGTAAACATACTAACCTCTCCTCTTTAATAAAATGTATTTTAATTCACATATTTCTTTTTTTACCCAGTTAAATATTATATATTTATTTGTCATAAATTTCAATAACCGCTTTATTTTTCTAAAACTTTATATGAAATTTATATATTTTTATTGTTTTTTTGTAAAAAATCCTCATAAGCACCTTATTATGTTTCAAAGGTACTTATGAGGATTCCTCATTATAATTATAATTATTTTCATTTAATATTTTCTGTATTTTTCTATCTAACTCGTGCCTTATATGTTTTCCCTTAGCTTCATCTTTTGATTCAATATAGATCTTACATAAAGGTTCATCACTATCTGGAAGAATCAAAGCCCATGCTTCTTCATAATTAATACTTACTCCCTCTATTATTTCTAAAACATTAAAATCATTGCCTTCAATCAAATTTCTCATGACTTTTCCTTTTTTATTCCACGGGCAATAAATCTGTTTTTTATAATTATAATACTTAGGTAATATACTGTTTATTTTTGATATTTTAATTTTATACGCTGCCATCAAATTTAATATAAATATAAATGTTCCTATAGCATCTAAAGTAAATAAATATTCATTTATAATCTCATCCACACTTAAATCCTTTTCTTTATTCATATACGCTTCTAAAACCTTATCTTCAGATATTTTTGTCCGTATGAACTTTGCACCACAAATGTATGCTATCTTTTCCATAGCTTTAGATTCATTTACTGGAACTGCGAGAGTACTAAACTTACATGTTTTAAGCATGATAAATGCTTTTAAAATTTTATAATTTTCTTCTTTTATTACATTACCTAACTCATCTATAATAATTGCATTTTCACCTTCATCATCTATATATATCCCCATGCTAGCACTCTCTTTTAAAACTTCCTCTTTAAGTTTTGTTATATGCTTTGATTTATTATAAATCTTAATATTTACATGAATCTTTAATCCTATTTCTCTTATTAAATTAATAATTATACTATTACTACAACTTAAAATAATATTATAGTTATTTTTCTTTATCTGATCTACATTTAATCTTTTTATAATATTTTTAACATACTCTTTTAATATTTCATCACAATATTTAATTCTTTTTATTTCATCCCCAGTGACTCTTCTAAAATCTTCTCTATTAAAATTATTTTCTATTTTTCTTTTCATATCTTTATCAATTTCTATACCATTTTTGTTCATAAATAATATAGTAACTTTTTCAGGATTATCCTTATCTATCTTAATGTTTATTGCTCCATCTGCTTTTAAAAACATAACTGCATGTCTTATAACAATATTCGGCATAGTATTTAGATCATATACTTCAACTCCCATAGATAAAAGTCCAGTAATCAAAGAATGCTTAAGCATTTCTCCCACCACGTTTTCACTACATCCTATGACTATCTTCTTATTACCATTTAATAACTGAGCTGCTGCTGATGCAAGTTTAGATATAAATTCTGGGGTTATATCAACATTTATTATACCTTTAACTCCTTTTTCACCAAATATAGTCTTGGAATATTTTTCTCCCCACTTATAATTTGAACTTAGTATTGATCCCGAATCTATTAATTTATTTGGCCAAACTTTCACTGCTGGATTTATAGTAACCTTACTTTCAACTATAGTATTATTTCCTATTACCGAGTTTTCAAATATTGATGTTTTATCTTTTATTTGAACATTTTTACCTAATATTCCTCCTCTTATTTGTGAATGATCTCCAATATAACAATTATCAAATGTAATACTTTTCTTTATTGAAACATTGGATCTTATTATATTGTTATTTCCTAGAATAGTATAGGGTCCTATTTCCGCCGAACCATATATTTTAGTATTCTCTCCTATAAATATAGGAGGATTTATTTTAACTTTAGGACTTATTATACTATTTTTGCCTACCCATATATTTTGTAAATATTTTTTTCCATTGAGCTTTAAATTAATAATTCCTTTTAGCAAATCCATATTGCAGTTATGATACTCTTCAATATTACCTATATCACACCAATATCCTCTAGTTGTATATACAAATAGTGGTTCATCATTTTCTAATAACATAGGAAATAGATGTTTACTAAAATCAAAATTTTCATTTTTATCATAATAAGAAAGCACCTTAGGTTCTAACACATATATTCCAGTATTAACTTTATCACTAAACACTTCACTCCAACTAGGTTTTTCTAAGAACTTAATAATTCTACCGCTATTATCTGTAATAACAACTCCATATTCCAATGGCAAATCAACTTTCTTTGTTACTAATGTTGCTATAGATTTTTTATTTTTATGATATTTAATTACTTCAGATAAATCTATATCTATCAAAGCATCTCCACTAATAACAATAAATGTATCATCCAAAAACTCATGAGCATTTTTCACACTACCACCAGTTCCTAGTGGCATTTCTTCTATAAAATATGTTATTTTAACTCCAAATCTCTTTCCATCACCTAAATAATTTACTATATAATCTGACATATACTGAAGAGTTATAGCTATATCATTTATATCATTTCTTTTTAAAAGTTCTATTGTGTACTGTATAATAGGTTTATCTGCAATAGGCATCATCGGCTTGGGTATACTGCATGTAAGTGGTCTTAATCTATTTCCTAATCCGCCAGCCATTATTACTGCCTTCATAAACTTCTTTCACCTCTTTAAACTTTATTTTCCCACTCAGTTCCTTTCACTTGATTTAAAACTTCCTTATACATTTGAATTGTCAATAATGCTACATGTGTCCAAGAATACTTTTCTATAACATTTTTAAAGGCATTTTCTTTTAAATTATGTGAAAGCATATCATCACTTAAAATTTCTAAAATATTATCTTTTAAACTATTAGAGCATCCACATATAAACTTCATTCCATTTACTCTATGATTTATTATTTCTGAAAACCCTCCTACATCAGAAGCTATTACAGGACATTTAGCTGCCATAGATTCTAATGCAACTATTCCAAATGGTTCATATAAAGATGGAAAAACAGCTATATCCGCTATGCTATAAAGCATTTTTTTCTCAATATCACTTATATATCCTGTAAAGGTTACATTATTTAAAAGTCCTCTATTCTTTACTTTAACTTTTAACTCCTCTGTCATAGATCCCATGCCACATATAACAAATTTAATATTGTTATATTCTTTGATAACATCAGGAATTGCATCTATTAAAACCTGTATCCCCTTTTCAAAGACATGTCTTCCTACATATATAACAACCTTCTCATTTTCTCTTGCATATCTTAATTTAAATTTTTTCTTGTTAAAACTTTTCTGAAATTCTTTTACCTCAACTCCATTGGGAATAACCCATATTTTCTCCCAAGGCTCTGAAAACAATCTATTAATCTCTTCTCTCATATAATTACTACAAACAATAGTTCTCCATGATTCATATACAAGATTGCCTTCCACATAAGATATATACCTTTGCATTTCTGTTTTTATTCCATTGTTTCTCCCATATTCAGTTGCATGTATAGTACAAACTATTGGTATATTAAAAGCCCATTTTAATGTTTTTGCACTATATGCTGAAAGCCAATCATGAGCATGTAAAATATCAAATTTACCTTCTTCTTTTATAAGTCTTATACCTTCTTCTATCATTGCAAAATTAAGTTGCATTATCCATTTTACAAAATCATCTGTAGGTATTTTATATGGTTCTACTCTATGAACCAATACTCCATTACTATTTTCTTTAATAGGAGCTGTTCCTTCTTGACAAGTAATTATATGAATCTCATGTCCTATACTTGCTAAACTATGTGCTAAATGATATACATGATTTGATAATCCACCAACATTTTTAGGTGGATACTCCCAAGATAGCATTAATATCTTCATATTTATACGCTCCTTTAAATATATCAGTTATTTTAATTATACTTTAGAAGCATTTACTTTTAAACCAATTTTTGTAAATAATATAATAAAATAAAGTCCCCTGCACTTATATCTGCAAGAGACTTTAATCTTATTTACTTTGTTTATTTAATAATTCACCAATAGCTGCTATGCTTCCTAATGAAGATAATGTTTCGTTAGGTAAAATAAGCTTATTTGCTGGATTATTAGCCATTTCTTTTAAAGCTTCTACTTGTTTTAATGCTATTACAACTTCATTTGTTCCTGATTCGATTATAGCTTTATTTACTTTATCTATAGCATCAGCTTCAGCCTTAGCAACAATTTCTATTGCTTTTGCCTTACCTTCTGCTTCTAAAAGTTGAGATTCTCTTAATCCCTCAGCATGTCTTATATTCGCTTCTTTTTCAGCTTCTGCTTGAAGTATCTTTGACTGCTTCTCACCTTCTGCCCTTGCAATTTCACTTTGTTTTAGACCTTCTGCTTGTAATATTGCAGCTCTTTTATCTCTTTCAGCTTTCATTTGTTTTTCCATTGCTGATTGGATTTCTGCAGGTGGAATTATATTTTTTATTTCTACTGATAAAATTTTTATTCCATAAGCATCTGTTATATCATCTATGATTTCTAATAGTTTAGAATTAATCCTATCTCTTCCTGATAACACTTCATCTAAAGACATTTCACCAACAATATTTCTCATATTAGTTATTGTAGAATAAATTATACCTGCTTTATAATCTTCTATATTATAAACAGCGTCCTTTGCATTTAATACCTTATAAAATATAACATTATCTATTGATATTTTAACATTATCCTTAGTTATAACATTTTGAGGTTGTATATCTAGTATTTGTTGCTTTGTAGATATCTTACGTCTTACATAATCAACAAACGGAATTATAAAATGCCATCCTGGTTCAAGTGTTCTATGATATTGCCCAAATCTTTCAACTACATATAAATACCCAGTATTAACTATCTTAATAGAGCTTATAAGTGTTGCTAAAACAATAATTAATATTATTGTAGGTATTATCCATACTCCATACATTGTAAACATATTTCTCCCTCTTTCCCTTATTATATTTTTTTTATTAATAATTTATTTCCGTCTATACCTATAATTTTAACTGAACTTCCCTTGTGTATATTTCCCTCTACACTTTTTACAGTCCAATATATTCCATTATACTTTATTGATACTTTTTCTTCTACGTCTTTTTCAATTACAAACTCTTCTCCAATATATTTCTCCTCCATAGTAGGAGTTATTGGCAATGTATTTTTTATAGTCTTTTT containing:
- a CDS encoding SPFH domain-containing protein, giving the protein MFTMYGVWIIPTIILIIVLATLISSIKIVNTGYLYVVERFGQYHRTLEPGWHFIIPFVDYVRRKISTKQQILDIQPQNVITKDNVKISIDNVIFYKVLNAKDAVYNIEDYKAGIIYSTITNMRNIVGEMSLDEVLSGRDRINSKLLEIIDDITDAYGIKILSVEIKNIIPPAEIQSAMEKQMKAERDKRAAILQAEGLKQSEIARAEGEKQSKILQAEAEKEANIRHAEGLRESQLLEAEGKAKAIEIVAKAEADAIDKVNKAIIESGTNEVVIALKQVEALKEMANNPANKLILPNETLSSLGSIAAIGELLNKQSK
- a CDS encoding sugar phosphate nucleotidyltransferase, producing MKAVIMAGGLGNRLRPLTCSIPKPMMPIADKPIIQYTIELLKRNDINDIAITLQYMSDYIVNYLGDGKRFGVKITYFIEEMPLGTGGSVKNAHEFLDDTFIVISGDALIDIDLSEVIKYHKNKKSIATLVTKKVDLPLEYGVVITDNSGRIIKFLEKPSWSEVFSDKVNTGIYVLEPKVLSYYDKNENFDFSKHLFPMLLENDEPLFVYTTRGYWCDIGNIEEYHNCNMDLLKGIINLKLNGKKYLQNIWVGKNSIISPKVKINPPIFIGENTKIYGSAEIGPYTILGNNNIIRSNVSIKKSITFDNCYIGDHSQIRGGILGKNVQIKDKTSIFENSVIGNNTIVESKVTINPAVKVWPNKLIDSGSILSSNYKWGEKYSKTIFGEKGVKGIINVDITPEFISKLASAAAQLLNGNKKIVIGCSENVVGEMLKHSLITGLLSMGVEVYDLNTMPNIVIRHAVMFLKADGAINIKIDKDNPEKVTILFMNKNGIEIDKDMKRKIENNFNREDFRRVTGDEIKRIKYCDEILKEYVKNIIKRLNVDQIKKNNYNIILSCSNSIIINLIREIGLKIHVNIKIYNKSKHITKLKEEVLKESASMGIYIDDEGENAIIIDELGNVIKEENYKILKAFIMLKTCKFSTLAVPVNESKAMEKIAYICGAKFIRTKISEDKVLEAYMNKEKDLSVDEIINEYLFTLDAIGTFIFILNLMAAYKIKISKINSILPKYYNYKKQIYCPWNKKGKVMRNLIEGNDFNVLEIIEGVSINYEEAWALILPDSDEPLCKIYIESKDEAKGKHIRHELDRKIQKILNENNYNYNEESS
- a CDS encoding ketoacyl-ACP synthase III, which encodes MFTNVHMIGVGSYHPKKVVENEHFIEHFKEFNLHHKAETLMNKLGRKKLTLAKHNENGITMSVSAAKDALKKANLSVEDIDMIISASDTPEYLTPCCALIIRNKLGAKNVKTVFDVNCDCIGMLHAIDIASKFLKTDKNYKRVLVVGSLLISPFAREDDIIVYSTIGDGSAAMILEAREEQEERGFLGSRAFTDDSYNETIRFPACGLSNIPNENINGYERKMSWKPFSVDFLSKNWTKLITNLLKEHDLKPENIEHYFMSQFSKEEVITTMNNLNVKQDRAIFIGDKYGYTGPTSPVMALDDKLKESSFKKGDLCVFCSVAGGYSMSALLYRW
- a CDS encoding glycosyltransferase family 4 protein codes for the protein MKILMLSWEYPPKNVGGLSNHVYHLAHSLASIGHEIHIITCQEGTAPIKENSNGVLVHRVEPYKIPTDDFVKWIMQLNFAMIEEGIRLIKEEGKFDILHAHDWLSAYSAKTLKWAFNIPIVCTIHATEYGRNNGIKTEMQRYISYVEGNLVYESWRTIVCSNYMREEINRLFSEPWEKIWVIPNGVEVKEFQKSFNKKKFKLRYARENEKVVIYVGRHVFEKGIQVLIDAIPDVIKEYNNIKFVICGMGSMTEELKVKVKNRGLLNNVTFTGYISDIEKKMLYSIADIAVFPSLYEPFGIVALESMAAKCPVIASDVGGFSEIINHRVNGMKFICGCSNSLKDNILEILSDDMLSHNLKENAFKNVIEKYSWTHVALLTIQMYKEVLNQVKGTEWENKV
- a CDS encoding methyl-accepting chemotaxis protein — encoded protein: MENEKTIVEIYQTKTLKFVIAIYCISILCAIVIFFTAKLMNAYDTMTWSNVFKFSIVAILEIIILITSYKRTLVNDKIIKNNFKTMKGIILVLTYINYLCMNFMIPTKEFQLCVFYFIIIGSLFLDINMTLISIGLSIVCQIVLFIGKPDILPNKEQLIPELTMRIISMGLSTAGIFMITYFASKLLNGVEKNEIKLIEKNNQIEKMFISIKEFVNILTSSGQALSETVEEESASIQEVLSSCEEMEEDSEKILQDANNNKQVLSVLMKNSEIVSNKIEDTETSAKELVNVSNENQESLNEILKITSDIKEGILETLNATKLLQIKSEEMDKILVIISSISEQTSLLSLNASIEAARAGEAGKGFAVVAEEVRKLSESTNDSLNNISNITKEFKQRIIEVEGLMKKNNDKIINGDNILVQIVNNLKSIMNKLNNSGKNISGVNEFINDFLEQTEIIANSNEEIFKSIDSLVEKFKVVKEAIEHNTSASEEINLNVDELRKLSNDMMKIVS